The following are encoded together in the Candidatus Dadabacteria bacterium genome:
- the glmS gene encoding glutamine--fructose-6-phosphate transaminase (isomerizing): MCGIVGYVGSSDRTKSVLCESLGRLEYRGYDSSGICFVENGRSRVIRSEGKLENLFAKLKDCEVTSSLGIAHTRWATHGDPSERNAHPQVSGPVSVVHNGIVENYPELKEELVAAGYEFCSDTDTEVISHLIRDFTEKGNSLLESTRKAFEKIEGSYAVAVMSDTEPGKIIATRRFSPLIIARNGNECFLASDIPAILPYTREFIFLEDNDFVVLEENGISVTDAAGSEVSRDPTVVDWDPSVTEKSGYRHYMLKEIFEQPAAIFDTLRGKFTADMRKVVLEDVDPSLLQGAQRIVIAACGTSYHASLIGKYMVEEVAGVNTQVELASEFRHRNPVVGPDTLFIAVSQSGETADTSEALSKAKDLGMNSIGITNVALSKISRESDCVIATKAGPEIGVASTKSFTTQIMAFYLLSVYLAISRKTVDSKRARQLIADAISVSKLQQEVLGLDERLRELSRDFYGYRNFIYLGRGINYPVALEGALKLKEISYIHAEGYAAGEMKHGPIALIDRNMPVVFIAPEEDVYYKKLLGNFQEVKARGGRIIFITSDRELRLPDERDRKIVIPKSSYLVSPMVSVIPVQFMAYHIANILGTDVDQPRNLAKVVTVE; encoded by the coding sequence ATGTGCGGAATAGTGGGATACGTGGGAAGTTCGGACAGAACCAAAAGCGTTCTCTGCGAAAGCTTGGGGAGATTGGAGTACAGGGGTTACGATTCTTCCGGGATATGCTTTGTCGAGAACGGCCGTTCCCGCGTCATAAGAAGCGAGGGAAAACTTGAAAACCTTTTCGCCAAGCTAAAAGACTGCGAAGTGACCTCTTCACTCGGCATCGCTCACACCAGATGGGCCACCCACGGCGATCCCTCGGAGCGAAACGCCCACCCTCAGGTATCCGGTCCGGTAAGCGTAGTGCATAACGGAATAGTGGAAAATTATCCCGAGCTTAAGGAGGAACTTGTTGCCGCAGGTTATGAATTTTGCTCCGATACCGATACCGAGGTCATCTCTCATCTGATCCGCGATTTTACGGAAAAAGGAAACTCTCTTCTTGAGTCAACGAGAAAAGCCTTTGAGAAAATAGAGGGCTCTTACGCTGTGGCGGTCATGTCGGATACAGAACCCGGGAAGATAATCGCCACCAGGCGTTTCTCTCCCCTTATAATAGCGCGCAACGGAAACGAATGTTTTCTGGCTTCAGACATCCCTGCGATTCTGCCCTACACTAGGGAATTTATTTTCCTTGAGGATAACGATTTCGTGGTTCTGGAAGAAAACGGCATTTCCGTAACCGACGCCGCCGGCAGTGAAGTTAGCAGAGACCCGACGGTTGTGGACTGGGACCCTTCGGTAACCGAGAAGTCAGGATATCGCCATTACATGCTGAAGGAAATTTTCGAACAGCCCGCGGCCATCTTCGATACGCTTCGGGGGAAATTCACGGCGGACATGAGGAAGGTGGTTCTCGAGGACGTGGACCCCTCGCTTCTCCAGGGAGCGCAGAGAATCGTTATCGCGGCCTGCGGCACCTCATACCACGCCTCCCTCATAGGAAAGTACATGGTAGAGGAAGTCGCGGGAGTGAACACCCAGGTGGAGCTTGCATCGGAGTTCCGACACAGAAATCCGGTCGTTGGCCCCGACACCCTTTTTATCGCGGTTTCTCAGTCGGGCGAGACCGCGGACACCTCGGAGGCCCTTTCGAAGGCAAAGGATCTTGGCATGAACTCAATCGGAATAACGAACGTTGCGCTGAGCAAAATCTCAAGAGAGTCTGACTGCGTCATAGCTACAAAGGCGGGACCTGAGATCGGGGTTGCCTCCACAAAGTCTTTCACGACGCAGATAATGGCGTTCTATCTTCTTTCCGTATATCTAGCGATTTCAAGGAAGACGGTTGATTCAAAAAGGGCTAGGCAGCTGATAGCCGATGCCATATCGGTTTCAAAACTCCAGCAGGAAGTTCTTGGGCTCGATGAACGTCTCAGGGAGCTTTCAAGAGATTTTTACGGTTACAGGAATTTTATATATCTGGGCCGGGGAATTAATTACCCCGTGGCCCTTGAAGGAGCGCTTAAGCTAAAAGAGATTTCATACATCCACGCCGAAGGATATGCCGCCGGGGAGATGAAGCACGGTCCCATAGCTCTTATAGACAGGAACATGCCCGTTGTGTTTATAGCTCCGGAAGAGGATGTATATTACAAAAAGCTCCTTGGAAATTTTCAGGAGGTAAAGGCCAGGGGAGGGCGAATAATTTTCATAACGTCGGATAGAGAGCTTCGACTTCCCGACGAAAGGGACAGGAAGATAGTGATTCCGAAAAGTTCTTACCTTGTAAGCCCGATGGTATCGGTTATCCCCGTTCAGTTTATGGCTTACCACATAGCCAATATTCTGGGGACAGATGTTGATCAGCCGAGGAATCTGGCCAAGGTTGTCACGGTTGAATGA